The Arachis ipaensis cultivar K30076 chromosome B07, Araip1.1, whole genome shotgun sequence genomic interval tatttttttatctaaaaaatgatttatttttaaattatataaaatcaattacaacttataaattattttttagcattttaaaagatcaattttacctctaataatatttatctttcaaaagTTTCAAGACTAATTATAGGAAAAATAAGAAGAGATAatagtggaataataaaaaatatctatggacaaaaaggaaaacaaaatttataaaaaagtcCGTGTCCACTCTTCCAAATCTCGTGTCTATCATTGTCCTTCGTAAAAAAAGtagacacaaaaatataaaaaactgtcTCGAAGACAATGTGTTCCATGTCCATGTCTCTACTTCCAAACACATTTTAAATATGTATTGTCCATGTCTCTGTGTCCTGTTTCCGAAAACAAACTCTACCTAACATAACAGGCTATACCTCGGAATCTATTTTCAGACACGAACagaagtattttagtcattttctataatagggtattgtagtcattttctataaaaaataatattaatttagactcgttcaagatttgattcaccatttttcggtcaaatcaatttgtctagtctaattttgacaaaaataacacgatttaatcaattatatgtgttaaattttaattattaaaaaacatctttataAAAAGGCGTTTTCAGCATCTTTATCTAAGTAGGCTcccaaaaaattttatatataacataattaataattttttgttaccaaatattttcgGCGTGAATGTTTATTATTGTGTATTTATTGTAGTAGATTACAGGCGACAGCTACAAAATCTGGTCACCATGTGGTATCTATGctataaaaagcttaaaaattcTTCAGTCAATACTCCTAACAAAATCCTTTGATTTAACCAATTCTATGgtgatttcattttaatttagttAATGCTTATGTGCTATACTTATTCACAGTGCTTGGAGGAAGATTCGGTTGATGGGACATAGTTTTCAGATGAAGATGTGATTGTTCACCATTTGCCTATGCAAGAGAGGAAGAAAAACTGAAAGGAAAATAAATGGTATGACCATGAACCCTCAACAACATTGAATGCGTGTTCCTATGAGGGAAGTCTCCTTAAAAACAACGCTTGCTATGGCGAAGAAAAAGAAACCCAGCAAATATAAAGAGAGGACATCAGCGATACTCTTTTCCAGTTTTGTGTCTCATTCAAGTAATGTTTACTCTGTACGGAAGGGAGAAGCTTCTCTTAATTCCCAAACACATTTTTATTCCGTAATCAATTTGGCTATTCCTGAACTGTGCATGTAATAAATTATTGACTAGAATCAAACTTTAAGAACATTTACAtagaaaagtataatgtttttttttttaaaaaaaattgttagttGATTTTTATCATCAACCGACGCTATTTTTACTGACTTTATTACCACATTAATGAGATACATTCTCTGCCGTTCCATGGATCACGGTACAAGGATATGTACCCTACTACCCTGTAAAGTAAAAGGTATACCCTCAATATTTTAAATTCAAGTTAGAATAGCAGTCTACATAGAcatatcaatgatgatgagttaatGATGGCATGACGAAGAAAACAGAGAAGCTTAGATGAGGGTCCCAATCCGAAACCTGAAAATGCTAGCAAACCATCCACGACAAGTCCATAACCAGCAATGTGAACCCTACCCACATGTACCACCCTTCATATATTCTTGACTTTGCCTCCCAAACCCTGCACCCCATCCAGCtactctttcttttttctccaCATTTTTTAATTGATATTTTCATTACTAGAGGGAGACCAAAAGCGTGTTTGAAACCTCATTCTCCACATTCTCCAATTATAAGCCACCTCATAGATCCCAAAATTCAAACCCAGCTCAGAGTCTCACACCCACACGCCATTTTCCATTCTCAAAAGATTAACAAAACTATGCAATCTAGATTAACAAAACCAAAAACATTACTACTCTTCTTCACAGGTCTCTTATTGCTTCCATGTTCATGTTTATGCTCTTCCACCACCAACAAAGCCAAAAACGCCACCATTATTCCCCATCAGTTCAAGGAAGCACCTCAATTCTACAACTCCCCGGACTGCCCCTCCGTCATGGACACCGACAGCGATGACACTAACACCGATACGGACACGGACACGTACATATGCTCGGAGGAAGCAGTACACGTGGCAATGACTCTAGACACAACATACATCCGAGGATCCATGGCTGCAATCCTTTCAGTCCTCCAACACTCTTCCTGCCCACAAAACATCTTCTTCCACTTCGTCTGCTCCTCCAACGCGTCACTCCTACGCGCCGCCATCTCCAACTCCTTCCCTTACCTCAAGTTCCACCTTTATCATTTCGACAACGCCACCGTCTCCGGCCTCATCTCCACCTCAATCCGCTCCGCACTTGACTGCCCTCTTAACTACGCCCGCAGCTACCTTGCCAATCTCCTTCCACTCTGCGTCCGCCGCGTCGTCTACTTGGACTCCGACCTCATACTCGTCGACGACATTGCGAAACTCGCAGCCACCCCACTAGGCCAAACGGCGGTTCTTGCAGCGCCGCAATACTGCAACGCGAATTTCACAGCATACTTCACACAAACATTCTGGTCGAATCCTTCTCTGTCGCTTACATTCGCGAACAGAGAGCCTTGCTACTTCAACACAGGGGTCATGGTGATCGATCTGGATCGGTGGCGCCATGGAGATTACACGAGGAAGATCGAGGAGTGGATGGAGGTGCAGAAGAGGACGAGGATCTACGAGCTTGGTTCTCTGCCACCGTTTCTTCTTGTTTTCGCTGGAAATATTGCTACTGTGGATCATAGGTGGAACCAGCATGGTTTGGGTGGTGACAATTTTCGTGGTTTGTGCAGAGATCTGCACCCTGGTCCTGTGAGTTTGTTGCATTGGAGTGGCAAAGGTAAGCCATGGGTGAGGTTGGACGCTAATAGGCCTTGCCCTTTGGATGCTCTTTGGGCACCTTATGATCTGTTGCTCACTCCATTTTCTCTTGATTCTTGAAGCTAGCTATCTAACATGCTTCGATTATCATTCACGTGTTTATAAAATTTTGGATTATTCGATCTATACATATATACAgatatacataaatacatatataGGTACATATTATGCGATTTGAAGAAGGAGGAAGAGTGCAGAGAGGGTAACAAAGATTCAGATATGAAAGGTGAAGGTGACTAGTGATGATAGTATGATATTCATTTTCCAGCAGTGACGGATAGATAATTGATCCAATTAATAATTGTCTACTCTGTTATATTACTGTTGTTGTATCCAATAACTGTGCATATCATAATAATTCTCAAGAGCTCCTTATTTTTAAGCTGGATGCCTGAATTATActtcttaaaaataataataaaataaagaaatgtGTAGACAATTATTCATATTATTTCCTGAATTTTATGCTTTCTTTTCTCGTTTAGTCGTTTTATTTTTCCATCATCGTTATTATACATGCTAGCTGTGCTGCTGATAATTGTTATATATGGCCAAGCTATGTGCAAAAGTGGCAATGACATTGCTCCTGAGACAACCATACATGGGTCGATTCCTGGCTATAGCTGAGATATGGTTTCAATACGTGGCTGTGTATATATgcatttcaaaagaaaaaaaaaattcatatgtaTCATAAATAAATATCAAACTTCTTTGAAATAAAgagatttataaaataaaaaaaaataaattttagtcaactttaaatcaaaataataaaatttacatatgtataaaaataataaatttaataataatgaaattcttatttttttactttagtaTATTATTTTGTATGCACCACCAGATCCTCAAATAATACATTACAGTAACATGGTCAATGACTATTGAACATGACTATCCATCATTTGACAACCTgtaagatattattattcttccaATTCATTTCATTCCCACTTGTTCTTCCTTATTCCCGTTCCCAACCTTAAAATAACCACTGTTTATATCCTTTACACAAAAAAGGCTTTAATTTTAtatgttcttttttatttgaaaatttgcaAAAAGAAAAGGCAGTGTCGGTGGTGGAATATAATGAACGAAAACTTGGGAGGACATCAAGATATCTACCAACGCGAAGCAAGTTTACAAAGATTAAGCATGGAAGAATCCCGTAAAATgatcataatttattattttttattattatttaattattaatttNNNNNNNNNNNNNNNNNNNNNNNNNNNNNNNNNNNNNNNNNNNNNNNNNNNNNNNNNNNNNNNNNNNNNNNNNNNNNNNNNNNNNNNNNNNNNNNNNNNNNNNNNNNNNNNNNNNNNNNNNNNNNNNNNNNNNNNNNNNNNNNNNNNNNNNNNNNNNNNNNNNNNNNNNNNNNNNNNNNNNNNNNNttatgattttattaaaatacaaatacaaaagtcaattaacaaaaaaaaatttaaacacaaaataa includes:
- the LOC107610160 gene encoding probable galacturonosyltransferase-like 1: MYHPSYILDFASQTLHPIQLLFLFSPHFLIDIFITRGRPKACLKPHSPHSPIISHLIDPKIQTQLRVSHPHAIFHSQKINKTMQSRLTKPKTLLLFFTGLLLLPCSCLCSSTTNKAKNATIIPHQFKEAPQFYNSPDCPSVMDTDSDDTNTDTDTDTYICSEEAVHVAMTLDTTYIRGSMAAILSVLQHSSCPQNIFFHFVCSSNASLLRAAISNSFPYLKFHLYHFDNATVSGLISTSIRSALDCPLNYARSYLANLLPLCVRRVVYLDSDLILVDDIAKLAATPLGQTAVLAAPQYCNANFTAYFTQTFWSNPSLSLTFANREPCYFNTGVMVIDLDRWRHGDYTRKIEEWMEVQKRTRIYELGSLPPFLLVFAGNIATVDHRWNQHGLGGDNFRGLCRDLHPGPVSLLHWSGKGKPWVRLDANRPCPLDALWAPYDLLLTPFSLDS